A single genomic interval of Symphalangus syndactylus isolate Jambi chromosome 18, NHGRI_mSymSyn1-v2.1_pri, whole genome shotgun sequence harbors:
- the ZMAT5 gene encoding zinc finger matrin-type protein 5: protein MGKRYFCDYCDRSFQDNLHNRKKHLNGLQHLKAKKVWYDMFRDAAAILMDEQNKRPCRKFLLTGQCDFGSNCRFSHMSERDLQELSIQVEEERRAREWLLDAPELPEGHLEDWLEKRAKRLSSAPSSRAEPIRTTIFQYPVGWPPVQELPPSLRAPPPGGWPLQPRVQWG from the exons ATGGGGAAGCGATACTTCTGTGACTACTGCGACCGCTCCTTCCAGGACAACCTCCACAACCGCAAGAAGCACCTGAACGGTCTGCAGCACCTCAAGGCCAAGAAGGTCTGGTACGACATGTTCCGAG ATGCAGCTGCCATCTTGATGGATGAGCAGAACAAGCGGCCCTGCAGGAAGTTTCTACTGACAG GCCAGTGCGACTTTGGCTCCAACTGCAGATTTTCCCACATGTCAGAGCGAGACCTGCAGGAGCTGAGCATCCAGGTGGAGG AGGAGAGGCGAGCCAGGGAGTGGCTCCTAGATGCTCCCGAGCTCCCCGAGGGCCATCTGGAGGACTGGCTGGAGAAGAGAGCCAAGCGGCTGAGCTCAGCCCCAAGCAGCAG ggcTGAACCCATCAGAACCACCATCTTCCAGTACCCCGTGGGCTGGCCACCAGTTCAGGAGCTGCCCCCATCCCTGCGGGCACCCCCACCTGGGGGGTGGCCTCTGCAGCCCAGAGTCCAGTGGGGCTGA